A genome region from Halichondria panicea chromosome 15, odHalPani1.1, whole genome shotgun sequence includes the following:
- the LOC135348761 gene encoding zonadhesin-like isoform X1 has translation MVTRGYLLRVALLAVLLMVTSTTQVSGEFILTVNLVDYTNPTGLCAECHHALTIPVCCDELPFNSGNCDNTGDERCDTRFRWTLRPFGATLETRPSMGYFFTNCPMSSSTCPFSEMSTAFGQGPTALLGVAPNPLPVSRTDFTMWTGQIQFFIEAVDSGLPNIIDSLLIDLDNLQLGAGFTEEMTFTGYHNISHITMSFRVECSPGFCGPDCTTTPKNNPRVVTCQADGILTCTDNRLDSSSLEPCNNCLYNLDITTDCSTCLDDNYDPTTNCKLCLLEFYDLQTNCIQCLPNRDPSTNCTQCLPGWEITLDCTSCLLNRDPSTSCTQCLPGWDTTKACTSCLPNRDPSTDCTQCLPNRDLSTDCTQCLPGWEITLDCTSCLLNRDPSTSCTQCLPGWDTTKACTSCLPNRDPSTDCTQCLPNRDLSTDCTQCLPGWEITSGCTSCLLNRDPSTSCTQCLPGWDTTKACTSCLPNRDPSTDCTQCLPNRDLSTDCTQCLPGWEITSGCTSCLLNRDPSTDCTQCLPNRDLSTDCTECLPGWESTSDCTSCLPNRDLSTDCTQCLPGWEITLDCTSCLLNRDPFADCTQCLSNRDLSTDCTQCLPGWEITSDCTSCLLNRDPSTDCTQCLPGWDITSDCTSCLPNRDPSTDCTQCLPNRDSLTNCTLCLFNRDLSTNCTQCLPNRDPATNCTLCLPGWDTTTNCTSCLPNRDPSTNCTQCLPNRDPSANCTQCLPNRDLVTNCTQCLPGWDITSDCISCLPNRDPSTNCTQCLPGWDITSDCISCLPSRDPLANCTQCLPNRDLVTNCAQCLPGWDIASDCISCLPSRDPLANCTQCLPNRDSSTNCTQCLPNRDLVTNCTQCLPGWDITSDCISCLHNRDPSTNCTQCLPGWDITLDCTSCLPNRDPVTNCSLCLQPDSFTDTDCGVCALPGGDPATLCQTCLATNFDPNTNCSECIGNRDLSSSCSTCLPGYNSNHDCAVCLSEPNISTRCTTCLAGFTESNCEPVTPTASSVGGIAGGVGGALFLVIIVLVIIVCVLVCKVRRRGHVRFVSDEGAAYTAYDDAGTRNGSSAEQKFRNLKYDPGLEMNSMTGKGSSDDCAFTNLPYETSNLHTENKYSQLCYPSFRSPSKTGTNNLTSTLERPIYDTASYPDDSQPSEGPHVYDTADHTHRPPPTNPQDEDYSKLHQPPVANVTPQPTSLADYDTATFIEQPVYDKVFPAPGDSISKKGTRHPLKSAGAYEEIEDEDFCGRDEYDTTYPPPAVIPSVNAYSKVGKHEAELPAYDVANNHHSKQVQPKAPPPNGSMYDTTYPPPAVIPSVNAYSKVGKHEAELPAYDVANNHHPKQVQPKAPPPNGSMYDTANHPHPPVIPSVNAYSKVGKHDAELPAYDVANNHHSKQVQPKAPPPNGSLYDTANYPQEQVTQPEHDCTKTSNFLPTSIKKETSQRTYDYVDANEFLSASSSVKHSYDYVDNPIDSTNALPPALAPLASSVYTNTTPGKITVEAESHYDLGQ, from the exons ATGGTTACCAGAGGATACTTGTTACGTGTTGCACTACTCGCAGTTCTACTGATGGTCACATCAACAACT CAGGTAAGTGGTGAATTTATTCTCACTGTCAACTTGGtcgactataccaacccaacCGGACTGTGTGCTGAATGTCATCATGCACTGACAATACCAGTGTGCTGTGATGAACTACCATTCAACTCAGGCAACTGTGACAACACAGGAGATGAGAGATGTGACACTAGGTTCCGTTGGACCCTCAGACCATTCGGTGCTACACTAGAGACAAGACCCAGCATGGGGTACTTCTTCACAAACTGTCCAATGTCCTCCAGCACTTGCCCATTCAGTGAAATGAGTACAGCATTCGGTCAAGGTCCAACAGCACTACTGGGGGTAGCACCCAATCCTCTACCTGTTTCAAGAACAGATTTTACTATGTGGACG GGACAAATACAGTTCTTTATAGAAGCCGTGGACAGCGGACTTCCAAACATAATAGACAGTCTGTTGATTGACCTGGACAACCTCCAACTTGGAGCAGGCTTCACAGAGGAGATGACATTCACTGGATACCACAACATATCTCACATTACCATGAGTTTCAGAGTTGAGTGCTCTCCTGGTTTCTGTGGACCTGACTGTACCACCACACCTAAGAACAATCCACGAGTGGTGACATGTCAAGCTGATGGCATTCTAACGTGTACTGATAACCGATTAGACTCTTCATCACTAGAACCCTGCAACAACTGCCTCTACAACCTAGATATTACTACAGACTGTTCTACATGTTTGGATGACAACTATGACCCAACCACTAACTGCAAATTATGTTTGTTGGAATTCTACGATCTACAGACAAACTGTATAcagtgcctacccaacagagatccctctacaaACTGTACCCAGTGCCTACCAGGCTGGGAAATCACCTTGGACTGTACTAGTTGCCTActcaacagagatccctctaccagctgcacccagtgtctaccAGGCTGGGACACCACCAAGGCCTGTACTagttgcctacccaacagagatccctctaccgactgtacccagtgcctacccaacagagatctcTCTACTGACTGTACCCAGTGCCTACCAGGCTGGGAAATCACCTTGGACTGTACTAGTTGCCTActcaacagagatccctctaccagctgcacccagtgtctaccAGGCTGGGACACCACCAAGGCCTGTACTagttgcctacccaacagagatccctctaccgactgtacccagtgcctacccaacagagatctcTCTACTGACTGTACCCAGTGCCTACCAGGCTGGGAAATCACCTCGGGCTGCACTAGTTGCCTActcaacagagatccctctaccagctgcacccagtgtctaccAGGCTGGGACACCACCAAGGCCTGTACTagttgcctacccaacagagatccctctaccgactgtacccagtgcctacccaacagagatctcTCTACTGACTGTACCCAGTGCCTACCAGGCTGGGAAATCACCTCGGGCTGCACTAGTTGCCTActcaacagagatccctctaccgactgtacccagtgcctacccaacagagatctcTCTACCGACTGTACCGAGTGCCTACCAGGCTGGGAAAGCACCTCGGACTGTACTagttgcctacccaacagagatctcTCTACCGACTGTACCCAGTGCCTGCCAGGCTGGGAAATCACCTTGGACTGTACTAGTTGCCTACTCAACAGAGATCCCTTTGCTGACTGTACCCAGTGCCTATCCAACAGAGATCTCTCTACCGACTGTACCCAGTGCCTACCAGGCTGGGAAATCACCTCGGACTGTACTAGTTGCCTActcaacagagatccctctaccgactgcacccagtgtctaccAGGCTGGGACATCACCTCGGACTGTACTagttgcctacccaacagagatccctctaccgaCTGTacccagtgtctacccaacagagattcCCTGACTAACTGTACCCTGTGCCTATTCAACAGAGATctctctaccaactgcacccagtgtctacccaacagagatcccgcTACCAACTGCACCCTGTGTCTACCAGGCTGGGACACCACCACGAACTGTACTagttgcctacccaacagagatccctctaccaactgcacccagtgcctacccaacagagatccctctgcCAACTGTacccagtgcctacccaacagagacctagtcacaaattgcacccagtgtctaccAGGCTGGGACATCACCTCGGACTGTATTagttgcctacccaacagagatccctctaccaactgcacccagtgcctaCCAGGCTGGGACATCACCTCGGACTGTATTAGTTGCCTACCCAGCAGAGATCCCCTGGCTAACTGTacccagtgcctacccaacagagacctAGTCACAAACTGCGCTCAATGTCTACCAGGCTGGGACATCGCCTCGGACTGTATTAGTTGCCTACCCAGCAGAGATCCCCTGGCTAACTGTacccagtgcctacccaacagagattcctctaccaactgtacccagtgcctacccaacagagacctagtcacaaactgcacccagtgtTTACCAGGCTGGGACATCACCTCGGACTGTATTAGTTGCCTAcacaacagagatccctctaccaactgcacccagtgttTACCAGGCTGGGATATCACCTTGGACTGTACTagttgcctacccaacagagacccAGTCACCAACTGCTCCCTCTGCCTACAACCAGACAGCTTCACTGATACAGACTGCGGTGTGTGTGCTCTACCAGGAGGGGACCCAGCAACACTCTGTCAAACATGTTTAGCCACTAACTTTGACCCTAATACAAATTGCTCTGAGTGCATAGGCAATCGTGATCTCAGCTCCAGCTGCTCTACTTGTCTGCCTGGATATAATAGTAACCATGACTGTGCAGTATGTCTTTCTGAACCCAACATATCCACAAGATGTACCACCTGTCTGGCTGGATTCACTGAAAGTAACTGTGAACCTG TTACACCAACAGCCTCTTCTGTGGGTGGTATAGctggtggagtgggtggagctctcTTCCTGGTGATCATCGTCTTGGTaatcattgtgtgtgtgcttgtgtgtaaaGTTCGGAGAAGAGGTCACGTAAGGTTTGTTTCAG ATGAAGGAGCAGCTTATACTGCTTATGATGATGCTGGAACTAGAAATGGATCCTCAGCAGAACAGAAGTTTCGGAATCTGAAATATGACCCTGGATTGGAAATGAATTCTATGACTGGAAAAGGGTCATCAGATGATTGTGCGTTTACTAATTTACCGTACGAGACCTCGAACTTGCACACAGAAAATAAATACTCTCAATTATGTTACCCTAGTTTCAGATCGCCCTCAAAAACAGGCACTAACAATCTCACGTCTACTCTCGAGAGACCAATATACGACACAGCCAGCTATCCTGATGACAGCCAGCCAAGTGAAGGCCCACATGTTTACGACACAGCTGATCATACTCATCGACCACCTCCTACCAACCCACAGGATGAAGACTATTCTAAATTGCATCAACCTCCGGTAGCTAACGTAACACCTCAACCAACTTCTCTGGCTGACTATGACACAGCCACATTTATTGAGCAGCCGGTTTATGACAAAGTATTCCCTGCTCCGGGTGATTCAATTTCTAAGAAGGGGACCAGGCATCCATTAAAGTCTGCTGGAGCTTATGAAGAGATTGAAGATGAGGATTTCTGTGGGAGAGACGAGTACGATACAACTTACCCCCCTCCTGCAGTTATACCTAGTGTTAATGCATACTCGAAAGTGGGTAAGCATGAAGCTGAGCTTCCTGCATACGATGTAGCAAATAATCATCACTCGAAACAGGTACAGCCTAAAGCTCCACCTCCTAATGGAAGCATGTACGATACAACTTACCCCCCTCCTGCAGTTATACCTAGTGTTAATGCATACTCGAAAGTGGGTAAGCATGAAGCTGAGCTTCCTGCATACGATGTAGCAAATAATCATCACCCGAAACAGGTACAGCCTAAAGCTCCACCTCCTAACGGAAGCATGTACGATACTGCCAATCATCCCCATCCTCCGGTTATACCTAGTGTTAATGCATACTCGAAAGTGGGTAAGCATGATGCTGAGCTTCCTGCATACGATGTAGCAAATAATCATCATTCGAAACAGGTACAGCCTAAAGCTCCACCTCCTAACGGAAGTTTGTACGATACTGCCAATTATCCCCAAGAGCAAGTAACTCAACCTGAACATGATTGCACAAAAACTAGCAACTTCCTTCCTACTTCGATAAAAAAGGAAACGTCTCAACGCACTTATGATTATGTAGACGCGAACGAATTCCTTTCTGCTTCCTCCTCTGTCAAACATTCGTATGACTACGTGGACAATCCTATAGATAGTACGAATGCATTGCCCCCTGCATTGGCCCCCCTGGCTAGCTCTGTGTACACGAACACAACACCTGGCAAGATAACAGTTGAGGCCGAGTCTCATTATGACCTAGGGCAGTGA
- the LOC135348761 gene encoding zonadhesin-like isoform X3, giving the protein MVTRGYLLRVALLAVLLMVTSTTQVSGEFILTVNLVDYTNPTGLCAECHHALTIPVCCDELPFNSGNCDNTGDERCDTRFRWTLRPFGATLETRPSMGYFFTNCPMSSSTCPFSEMSTAFGQGPTALLGVAPNPLPVSRTDFTMWTGQIQFFIEAVDSGLPNIIDSLLIDLDNLQLGAGFTEEMTFTGYHNISHITMSFRVECSPGFCGPDCTTTPKNNPRVVTCQADGILTCTDNRLDSSSLEPCNNCLYNLDITTDCSTCLDDNYDPTTNCKLCLLEFYDLQTNCIQCLPNRDPSTNCTQCLPGWEITLDCTSCLLNRDPSTSCTQCLPGWDTTKACTSCLPNRDPSTDCTQCLPNRDLSTDCTQCLPGWEITLDCTSCLLNRDPSTSCTQCLPGWDTTKACTSCLPNRDPSTDCTQCLPNRDLSTDCTQCLPGWEITSGCTSCLLNRDPSTSCTQCLPGWDTTKACTSCLPNRDPSTDCTQCLPNRDLSTDCTQCLPGWEITSGCTSCLLNRDPSTDCTQCLPNRDLSTDCTECLPGWESTSDCTSCLPNRDLSTDCTQCLPGWEITLDCTSCLLNRDPFADCTQCLSNRDLSTDCTQCLPGWEITSDCTSCLLNRDPSTDCTQCLPGWDITSDCTSCLPNRDPSTDCTQCLPNRDSLTNCTLCLFNRDLSTNCTQCLPNRDPATNCTLCLPGWDTTTNCTSCLPNRDPSTNCTQCLPNRDPSANCTQCLPNRDLVTNCTQCLPGWDITSDCISCLPNRDPSTNCTQCLPGWDITSDCISCLPSRDPLANCTQCLPNRDLVTNCAQCLPGWDIASDCISCLPSRDPLANCTQCLPNRDSSTNCTQCLPNRDLVTNCTQCLPGWDITSDCISCLHNRDPSTNCTQCLPGWDITLDCTSCLPNRDPVTNCSLCLQPDSFTDTDCGVCALPGGDPATLCQTCLATNFDPNTNCSECIGNRDLSSSCSTCLPGYNSNHDCAVCLSEPNISTRCTTCLAGFTESNCEPASSVGGIAGGVGGALFLVIIVLVIIVCVLVCKVRRRGHVRFVSDEGAAYTAYDDAGTRNGSSAEQKFRNLKYDPGLEMNSMTGKGSSDDCAFTNLPYETSNLHTENKYSQLCYPSFRSPSKTGTNNLTSTLERPIYDTASYPDDSQPSEGPHVYDTADHTHRPPPTNPQDEDYSKLHQPPVANVTPQPTSLADYDTATFIEQPVYDKVFPAPGDSISKKGTRHPLKSAGAYEEIEDEDFCGRDEYDTTYPPPAVIPSVNAYSKVGKHEAELPAYDVANNHHSKQVQPKAPPPNGSMYDTTYPPPAVIPSVNAYSKVGKHEAELPAYDVANNHHPKQVQPKAPPPNGSMYDTANHPHPPVIPSVNAYSKVGKHDAELPAYDVANNHHSKQVQPKAPPPNGSLYDTANYPQEQVTQPEHDCTKTSNFLPTSIKKETSQRTYDYVDANEFLSASSSVKHSYDYVDNPIDSTNALPPALAPLASSVYTNTTPGKITVEAESHYDLGQ; this is encoded by the exons ATGGTTACCAGAGGATACTTGTTACGTGTTGCACTACTCGCAGTTCTACTGATGGTCACATCAACAACT CAGGTAAGTGGTGAATTTATTCTCACTGTCAACTTGGtcgactataccaacccaacCGGACTGTGTGCTGAATGTCATCATGCACTGACAATACCAGTGTGCTGTGATGAACTACCATTCAACTCAGGCAACTGTGACAACACAGGAGATGAGAGATGTGACACTAGGTTCCGTTGGACCCTCAGACCATTCGGTGCTACACTAGAGACAAGACCCAGCATGGGGTACTTCTTCACAAACTGTCCAATGTCCTCCAGCACTTGCCCATTCAGTGAAATGAGTACAGCATTCGGTCAAGGTCCAACAGCACTACTGGGGGTAGCACCCAATCCTCTACCTGTTTCAAGAACAGATTTTACTATGTGGACG GGACAAATACAGTTCTTTATAGAAGCCGTGGACAGCGGACTTCCAAACATAATAGACAGTCTGTTGATTGACCTGGACAACCTCCAACTTGGAGCAGGCTTCACAGAGGAGATGACATTCACTGGATACCACAACATATCTCACATTACCATGAGTTTCAGAGTTGAGTGCTCTCCTGGTTTCTGTGGACCTGACTGTACCACCACACCTAAGAACAATCCACGAGTGGTGACATGTCAAGCTGATGGCATTCTAACGTGTACTGATAACCGATTAGACTCTTCATCACTAGAACCCTGCAACAACTGCCTCTACAACCTAGATATTACTACAGACTGTTCTACATGTTTGGATGACAACTATGACCCAACCACTAACTGCAAATTATGTTTGTTGGAATTCTACGATCTACAGACAAACTGTATAcagtgcctacccaacagagatccctctacaaACTGTACCCAGTGCCTACCAGGCTGGGAAATCACCTTGGACTGTACTAGTTGCCTActcaacagagatccctctaccagctgcacccagtgtctaccAGGCTGGGACACCACCAAGGCCTGTACTagttgcctacccaacagagatccctctaccgactgtacccagtgcctacccaacagagatctcTCTACTGACTGTACCCAGTGCCTACCAGGCTGGGAAATCACCTTGGACTGTACTAGTTGCCTActcaacagagatccctctaccagctgcacccagtgtctaccAGGCTGGGACACCACCAAGGCCTGTACTagttgcctacccaacagagatccctctaccgactgtacccagtgcctacccaacagagatctcTCTACTGACTGTACCCAGTGCCTACCAGGCTGGGAAATCACCTCGGGCTGCACTAGTTGCCTActcaacagagatccctctaccagctgcacccagtgtctaccAGGCTGGGACACCACCAAGGCCTGTACTagttgcctacccaacagagatccctctaccgactgtacccagtgcctacccaacagagatctcTCTACTGACTGTACCCAGTGCCTACCAGGCTGGGAAATCACCTCGGGCTGCACTAGTTGCCTActcaacagagatccctctaccgactgtacccagtgcctacccaacagagatctcTCTACCGACTGTACCGAGTGCCTACCAGGCTGGGAAAGCACCTCGGACTGTACTagttgcctacccaacagagatctcTCTACCGACTGTACCCAGTGCCTGCCAGGCTGGGAAATCACCTTGGACTGTACTAGTTGCCTACTCAACAGAGATCCCTTTGCTGACTGTACCCAGTGCCTATCCAACAGAGATCTCTCTACCGACTGTACCCAGTGCCTACCAGGCTGGGAAATCACCTCGGACTGTACTAGTTGCCTActcaacagagatccctctaccgactgcacccagtgtctaccAGGCTGGGACATCACCTCGGACTGTACTagttgcctacccaacagagatccctctaccgaCTGTacccagtgtctacccaacagagattcCCTGACTAACTGTACCCTGTGCCTATTCAACAGAGATctctctaccaactgcacccagtgtctacccaacagagatcccgcTACCAACTGCACCCTGTGTCTACCAGGCTGGGACACCACCACGAACTGTACTagttgcctacccaacagagatccctctaccaactgcacccagtgcctacccaacagagatccctctgcCAACTGTacccagtgcctacccaacagagacctagtcacaaattgcacccagtgtctaccAGGCTGGGACATCACCTCGGACTGTATTagttgcctacccaacagagatccctctaccaactgcacccagtgcctaCCAGGCTGGGACATCACCTCGGACTGTATTAGTTGCCTACCCAGCAGAGATCCCCTGGCTAACTGTacccagtgcctacccaacagagacctAGTCACAAACTGCGCTCAATGTCTACCAGGCTGGGACATCGCCTCGGACTGTATTAGTTGCCTACCCAGCAGAGATCCCCTGGCTAACTGTacccagtgcctacccaacagagattcctctaccaactgtacccagtgcctacccaacagagacctagtcacaaactgcacccagtgtTTACCAGGCTGGGACATCACCTCGGACTGTATTAGTTGCCTAcacaacagagatccctctaccaactgcacccagtgttTACCAGGCTGGGATATCACCTTGGACTGTACTagttgcctacccaacagagacccAGTCACCAACTGCTCCCTCTGCCTACAACCAGACAGCTTCACTGATACAGACTGCGGTGTGTGTGCTCTACCAGGAGGGGACCCAGCAACACTCTGTCAAACATGTTTAGCCACTAACTTTGACCCTAATACAAATTGCTCTGAGTGCATAGGCAATCGTGATCTCAGCTCCAGCTGCTCTACTTGTCTGCCTGGATATAATAGTAACCATGACTGTGCAGTATGTCTTTCTGAACCCAACATATCCACAAGATGTACCACCTGTCTGGCTGGATTCACTGAAAGTAACTGTGAACCTG CCTCTTCTGTGGGTGGTATAGctggtggagtgggtggagctctcTTCCTGGTGATCATCGTCTTGGTaatcattgtgtgtgtgcttgtgtgtaaaGTTCGGAGAAGAGGTCACGTAAGGTTTGTTTCAG ATGAAGGAGCAGCTTATACTGCTTATGATGATGCTGGAACTAGAAATGGATCCTCAGCAGAACAGAAGTTTCGGAATCTGAAATATGACCCTGGATTGGAAATGAATTCTATGACTGGAAAAGGGTCATCAGATGATTGTGCGTTTACTAATTTACCGTACGAGACCTCGAACTTGCACACAGAAAATAAATACTCTCAATTATGTTACCCTAGTTTCAGATCGCCCTCAAAAACAGGCACTAACAATCTCACGTCTACTCTCGAGAGACCAATATACGACACAGCCAGCTATCCTGATGACAGCCAGCCAAGTGAAGGCCCACATGTTTACGACACAGCTGATCATACTCATCGACCACCTCCTACCAACCCACAGGATGAAGACTATTCTAAATTGCATCAACCTCCGGTAGCTAACGTAACACCTCAACCAACTTCTCTGGCTGACTATGACACAGCCACATTTATTGAGCAGCCGGTTTATGACAAAGTATTCCCTGCTCCGGGTGATTCAATTTCTAAGAAGGGGACCAGGCATCCATTAAAGTCTGCTGGAGCTTATGAAGAGATTGAAGATGAGGATTTCTGTGGGAGAGACGAGTACGATACAACTTACCCCCCTCCTGCAGTTATACCTAGTGTTAATGCATACTCGAAAGTGGGTAAGCATGAAGCTGAGCTTCCTGCATACGATGTAGCAAATAATCATCACTCGAAACAGGTACAGCCTAAAGCTCCACCTCCTAATGGAAGCATGTACGATACAACTTACCCCCCTCCTGCAGTTATACCTAGTGTTAATGCATACTCGAAAGTGGGTAAGCATGAAGCTGAGCTTCCTGCATACGATGTAGCAAATAATCATCACCCGAAACAGGTACAGCCTAAAGCTCCACCTCCTAACGGAAGCATGTACGATACTGCCAATCATCCCCATCCTCCGGTTATACCTAGTGTTAATGCATACTCGAAAGTGGGTAAGCATGATGCTGAGCTTCCTGCATACGATGTAGCAAATAATCATCATTCGAAACAGGTACAGCCTAAAGCTCCACCTCCTAACGGAAGTTTGTACGATACTGCCAATTATCCCCAAGAGCAAGTAACTCAACCTGAACATGATTGCACAAAAACTAGCAACTTCCTTCCTACTTCGATAAAAAAGGAAACGTCTCAACGCACTTATGATTATGTAGACGCGAACGAATTCCTTTCTGCTTCCTCCTCTGTCAAACATTCGTATGACTACGTGGACAATCCTATAGATAGTACGAATGCATTGCCCCCTGCATTGGCCCCCCTGGCTAGCTCTGTGTACACGAACACAACACCTGGCAAGATAACAGTTGAGGCCGAGTCTCATTATGACCTAGGGCAGTGA